TGGACCGGCGCCTGGCGGGATTGGCGAAGCGGTATGGGTATGCGTACACGCGTTACGCGGATGACCTGACGTTCTCCGGGGACGACCTGGGGGCGCTGGAGCGGGTGCGGGCGTTGGCGGCGAGGTACATCCAGGACGAGGGCTTCACGGTGAACCGCGACAAGACGCGCGTGCAGCGCCGGGGTGGGGCCCAGCGTGTCACGGGCGTCACGGTGAACGCGGGGCTGGGGCTGTCACGGGAGGAGCGGCGCCGGCTGCGCGCGATGATTCACCAGGAGGGGCGGGATGGGGCGGACGCGGAGCGGAGCGCGTACATCGATGGGATGTTGGCGTACGTGAAGATGCTGAATCCGGAGCATGCGGAGAAGTTGTCACGGGGGCGCAAACGGCGCGGCTCGTGACGGCGCGGGGGCGGGTGGGCGGCTAGAGTGCGCGGGCATGAGCACCCTGCCTCCCGTTCCCCGGCCTGTGGGCCCACGTTGGTTGTATCTGCACGGTTTCGCCTCGGGGCCAGACTCGACGAAGGGCGTGGCGGTGGCGCGGCACTTCGAGGGGCGGGGTCTGCGGGTCGAGCGGCTCAACCTGCGGGTGCCGACGATGGAGCAGCTGCGGTTGAGCGCGATGTTGGAGACGACGCGGGCGGCGTTGGGAGGGCCGGAGGACCGGGCGGTGTTGTTCGGTTCGAGCCTGGGAGGGCTGACGGCGGCGAGGCTCGCGGCGGAGGACGCGCGGGTGTGCGCGTTGGTGCTGCTCGCGCCGGCGTTCCACGTGGTGAGCCAGCTGCGTCGCCGCATGGGTGAGGCGGGGTGGAGTCACTGGCGGACGTCGGGGTTCATCGAAACGGACGACTTCGCGGAGAAGCGCAAGGTGCGCATCCACTCGGGGTTCATCGACGACGCGGAGGCGGTGGACGCGAGGACGGGAGGCTGGCCCGACGTGCGCGTGCCGACGCTGCTCATCCATGGGCGCGCGGATGACACCTGTGACATCCGCTATTCGAGGCAGTGGGCGGAGGGACGGCGGCATGTGCGGATGGTGGAGGTGGAGGACGGGCATGAGCTGACCGCGTCCCTGCCGCGCATCCTCGAGGAGTCGGAGGCGTTCCTGCGGCCCTGGGG
The genomic region above belongs to Myxococcus stipitatus and contains:
- a CDS encoding YqiA/YcfP family alpha/beta fold hydrolase encodes the protein MSTLPPVPRPVGPRWLYLHGFASGPDSTKGVAVARHFEGRGLRVERLNLRVPTMEQLRLSAMLETTRAALGGPEDRAVLFGSSLGGLTAARLAAEDARVCALVLLAPAFHVVSQLRRRMGEAGWSHWRTSGFIETDDFAEKRKVRIHSGFIDDAEAVDARTGGWPDVRVPTLLIHGRADDTCDIRYSRQWAEGRRHVRMVEVEDGHELTASLPRILEESEAFLRPWGA